CTGCCGCAGTGGGTCGTCGACGTCCACCACCGGCAGCCGGAGGCGACCGAGCGGCTGGTCCGGCTGCTCGACGCGTACCACCGCCTGGCGATCGCGCCGACCTGGCCGTACGTGGAACGCGCCGTCCGGGCCGCGTCCGACGCCTCGGCGGCCGGACCCGGGGTCGTGCTGAGCCGCCTGCACCCCTCCATCGGCTGGGAGTTCCCCGTCCTCACCGTTCCGTGCCACATCCCGCACGACGTTGACCTCCGCCTCGACGGCCGGGGACTCCTCCTGGTGCCCGTGTTCTTCCTGCGCACCCCCACGGCCCGCCTCGACAACCACGACGAGCAGGCACCCGTCGAGGTCTACTTCCCGGTGCACCACGACCGGGCCGTCCTCGCGCAGCACGAGACCCGCATCGACCCCGGCCTGACCCGCCTGCTGGGCCGCACCCGTGCCGCCGTCCTCACGGCTCTCACGGTCGTCCGCAGCACGACCGAACTGGCGAGCAGGGTCGACATCTCCGCCGCGACGGCCAGCCACCACCTCAACGCGCTGCGCGCGGGCGG
The Kitasatospora paranensis genome window above contains:
- a CDS encoding winged helix-turn-helix domain-containing protein is translated as MLRLHFTAADLQRIRWAPHPEPLMETVLSLQFLQQPQAYSEPFTRWSAQVRAGIGRRGMPLFDLAAPEDGAVLELLMAPTGATTLRDGLAAVRSLPKDRAISDLASARSMRPGLPQWVVDVHHRQPEATERLVRLLDAYHRLAIAPTWPYVERAVRAASDASAAGPGVVLSRLHPSIGWEFPVLTVPCHIPHDVDLRLDGRGLLLVPVFFLRTPTARLDNHDEQAPVEVYFPVHHDRAVLAQHETRIDPGLTRLLGRTRAAVLTALTVVRSTTELASRVDISAATASHHLNALRAGGLITTTREHGTARHRVTHLGRRLLQAPTPPPDPAHPC